From Phragmites australis chromosome 5, lpPhrAust1.1, whole genome shotgun sequence, a single genomic window includes:
- the LOC133917409 gene encoding F-box/kelch-repeat protein At1g80440-like yields the protein MDDLIPGLPEDLARECLVRVGFEQLPVARCVSRKWKAEVESPFHHSLRRPRRLLAFAQARPPLADSGPAHKYAASAASSYRLVLHDPDAGTWATLPPPLPGGLSLFCQLAAVGEGPGRKLVVLGGWDPETWAPTGAVYVYDFLAGCWRRGAEMPGPRRSFFACAADAAGGRVFVAGGHDEEKNALRSAAAYDAEADTWVPLPDMARERDEARGLFVGGRFLVLGGYPTEAQGRFAGSGEAFDAVAWSWGAVQESMLEEGACPRTCCAAPSAARNRMYMLRDGQVVARELDGGAWRQVARVPEDGRAVTAVAAIGDGRVVVVGSACHGAEQAVYVLSENEARLSWARAPAPPEFAGHIQAACSV from the coding sequence ATGGACGACCTGATTCCGGGGCTCCCGGAGGATTTGGCCCGGGAATGCCTGGTGCGGGTGGGATTCGAGCAGCTCCCCGTGGCGCGCTGCGTCTCGCGCAAGTGGAAGGCGGAGGTGGAGTCGCCCTTCCACCACAGCCTCCGCCGTCCCCGCCGGCTCCTCGCCTTCGCCCAGGCCCGCCCCCCGCTCGCCGACTCCGGTCCGGCCCACAAGTATGCCGCCTCCGCGGCCTCCTCCTACCGCCTCGTGCTCCACGACCCGGACGCCGGCACGTGGGCCAcgctcccgccgccgctcccgggcggcctctcgcTCTTCTGCCAGCTCGCCGCGGTCGGCGAGGGCCCGGGGAGGAAACTGGTGGTGCTGGGCGGATGGGACCCGGAGACGTGGGCGCCGACGGGCGCGGTGTACGTGTACGACTTCCTCGCGGGGTgctggcggcgcggcgcggagATGCCAGGACCGCGGAGGTCGTTCTTCGCGTgcgcggcggacgcggcgggCGGGCGGGTGTTCGTTGCGGGGGGCCACGACGAGGAGAAGAACGCGCTGCGGTCGGCGGCCGCGTACGACGCCGAGGCCGACACGTGGGTGCCGCTCCCGGACATGGCGCGGGAGCGGGACGAGGCCAGGGGTCTCTTCGTTGGCGGCAGGTTCCTCGTGCTCGGCGGGTACCCGACGGAGGCGCAGGGCCGGTTCGCAGGCTCCGGCGAGGCGTTCGACGCGGTTGCGTGGTCGTGGGGGGCCGTGCAGGAGAGCATGCTCGAGGAAGGCGCGTGCCCGAGGACGTGCTGTGCCGCGCCTAGCGCGGCGAGGAACAGGATGTATATGCTCCGAGACGGACAAGTCGTGGCGCGGGAATTGGATGGCGGCGCATGGCGACAGGTGGCGCGCGTGCCGGAGGATGGGCGCGCGGTGACAGCCGTCGCAGCCATTGGGGATGGCCGTGTGGTCGTGGTCGGCTCCGCGTGCCATGGCGCCGAGCAGGCCGTGTATGTGCTGAGCGAGAACGAGGCGAGGCTGTCCTGGGCGCGCGCCCCAGCGCCACCGGAGTTCGCCGGGCACATTCAGGCCGCGTGCTCTGTATAA